Part of the Montipora foliosa isolate CH-2021 chromosome 13, ASM3666993v2, whole genome shotgun sequence genome is shown below.
TTACTCAAGAAGAGCATGCGAGTGGGCAAAAGTAAGCTTGAAAAGAATATGACGGAGAGCGTCAGCTTACAGATTAAAACACTTGACTGCCCTGTGCAAATGAAGTCTTGGAGACATGGAAGAGTTTTAAGCCATGCTTGAGGGAGTCATGATAGCCTTGCAAGACAGTGGACCAGGCAGAGAGCGGCAAGGTCATAACTTGAGTCTTATTACCAAGGAGAAGCTTTCAGAGGAAAACGTTTAGAACGAAATTTGCTTTTAGTTCATTCACTGGGAGACAACTTTGAGTCGCTCGTCGAATGGGTATAACTGTGACTGCAAATTATGGATTAAGCCAAGGGTTAGGAGACAGATGGAGGTCGCGGTGACCGAACTCACTCCAGAGGTTTCACAACGATATCTGAGACAAGAAGCTGCATAGTTGATACCCGGAAAAAGGACCATCCGCCTAGGGTCTGCAAAGGATTTATAGAGGTGCCTGTacaaaagagaaagaaacttaTTGGAGAAACCCGCcgtcgttgtcgttgcttagCATCTGGTAATAATAGCAAGGGCTGCCCTAATATTACGAGGTGTGGTGTTGGTGGATGCAGGAGTACTAACCATAGCAGCTATCTCCACGAAAGCACTCCCCGTAATACAGAGGACTGGTTGCAAGGCCAGCTACGAGCAGACGCCCCACCACTCCGACAGCAAGAGCAACCCTAACTAGGTGTCAAACCGCCATATGTTACAGGAGCAAGCGCGAATGGTCCAACATCAGAACAAAACCAACAACCGCAAGATCAGACCAAACCATTCGTAGCAAATCGAATTGGTGAGATTCGACAAACAATAAGCCCTGAGCAAAGGAGGTATGTACCAGGAGCAATGAACCCAGTATACTTGGCAACAGGgggctaataataataataataataataataataataataataataataataaaagtcgcTATCCTCAAATGATGAGTGCAAATCAAAGTTTACAAGATAACGGCGTGAATGAGGCTGGAGTCCTTGATGACGAAAGTCCCTCGCCCGGCAGGTGCTCCACGGCGATGCAGCGTGGCCCCGGTCGTCATTATGCTACTGCAGTAAGATCAATGAGAAGAAAGTGGTCTCAGGAAGAGAACAGAGTGGTGATGGAATGTTACTATAGGAGCGAACCAGGTGTTAGGGGATATAGAAAGAGAATGCATGATTTGTGGATTGCTAAGGACCTGTTCGTAGTTACCGAGCAAACGAGTGTTGACCAGGCAAATCAAATACAGAAAAAGAAGTGGTTAAGTGATCTGGAACTAGAAGAAATACAGAGAAATGTCGATGATATGCCACACGGCGAAGTTGGACCAGAGACAGAAAATGAGGAAATGTCTGTTACTGAAAATGCGGGAGAACAAGTAGAAAATGAACGACCTAATCAAGGTCGGGACGGTGTGCCTTATGAGAAACTGCAGGCTCATCCTGATTACAAGCTCtcagaaaaagaacaagaatGGTTAGTGTGGATGGATGAAATACTGAAACTTGAAAGGACTAGGTTGCCATGTTTACGGGGCATTAACAAGGGTAAGCTGAAGTCTTCAGTCAAGAAAGTAGATATACTTCTGGGGAAGATTGAAGTCGGAAACATTACAACAACAAATGATATTATTTATGCCGGTGCTGCATTGGTAACAGAGATGGTTGGGGCGAACAAActaaaatcaaagcaaaaagaGCCATGGTGGAAACGGTGGTTGGAAAAAcaagttaaagaaatgaacCAGGATCTTGGAAGAATAAATGCATTGCTAGAGAAGAAACCAATAAAGAAGAAGCATAGCGAAGGATTGCAGAGGAAGTATAACATGAAAAGGAAAGGGTTAAAAGTAGTAAGGGAAGAAATAAAGCAAAGGATTAAGGCAAAGGTTGGAAAAATCACTAGATATCAGAACCGATTAAGTCAATACCAGCAAAACCATATGTTTAACAACAATGAAGGAAGGTTTTACCAGCGGCTGAATAAAGAGGTACATAACCAGAAAAATGAAATACCTGATGCCTGTGAAGCGAAAAGCTATTGGGAAAGTATATGGAGCGAGAGTAAAGAGCATAATAGAAGAGCAGAGTGGCTTAAGGACATTCAAAATACGCTAGGTGACAATCAAGGGCAACAAAGAATTACGATTACAGTAGGAAAATTGCGAAAGATAATGGGAAAATGCCTAATTGGAAAGCACCAGGACCAGACGGCGTCCAGGGGTACTGGCTAAAAAATTTCCGAAGTGTACATGAGAACTTAAGAGTGCATCTTACCAAATGCCTTGCGAGAGGGGAAGTTCCATCGTGGATGAACAAGGGAAGAACTGTATTGATCCAGAAAGATAAAGATAAAGGAACAGCCGCCAACAATTATAGACCTATAACGTGCTTGCCATTAACATGGAAACTATTGACAGACATAATTGCGGATGAGATTTATGAATACTTAGACTCGGAAGTAATGCTACCTGACGAGCAGAAAGGTTGTAGAAGGAAAGCGAGAGGAACGCATGATTTACTGTTTATAgacaaaatgattttaaagGAAGTAAGAACTAGAAAGAAAAATCTCGCAACAGCCTGGATCGATtacaaaaaggcatttgatttgATCCCGCATTCATGGATTTTAGAATGTCTTAAGATGCTtggaataaatgaagaaatcagGAAACTATTAGAGGAGAGCATGAAGAATTGGAGAGTTGAGTTAGTGTGTGGATCGGCATCACTTGGGGAAGTTTCAATCAATAGAGGATTTTCCAAGGGGATTCCCTGTCACCATTATTATTCGTGATAGCACTAATACAGTTGACTCACATCTTAAGAAGAGCCGAGCCAACATACAAATTCTCTGATGATGGAGAGAGAATCAACCATCTCCTTTTTATGGACGATTTAAAGCTCTACGCCATGACTGAAAAAGGGGTGGACTCCCTAATCCAAACGGTGTGGGTGTTCAGCGAAGATATAGGGATGGAATTTGGAATAGAAAAGTGTGCTGTATTAGTAATGAAGAGAGGAAAAGTTGTTAAATCAGAAGGTATAAAATTACCGGACTACAAAACCATACAAGGACTGAAAGACGGTGATAGTTACAAGTATTTGGGCATATTAGAAGCTGACAGGATTAAGCATGAGGAGATGAAAGAAACAGTAACCAAAGAATATAAAAGGAGGGTACGGAAGATTTTAGAAACGAAACTTAATGGGGGTAACCTTGTCAAAGCTATTAACACGTGGGCTATTCCTCTCCTGAGATATTCTGCTGCATTTCTGGACTGGAGAAAGTCAGAGTTACAAGATCTAGATAGAAAGACCAGAAAATTACTTACCATGCATAATGGTCTCCATCCAAAGAGTAATGTCGATCGTATCTACATACCGAGAGAAGAAGGTGGACGAGGTCTGATTAGTATTGAAGACTGTGTAGAGTCTGCTACCTTGGGGTTGGAGAGACATATCAATGATAGTGATGAAAGACTGATAAAGGCCGCTTGGAAGATCAGCGGTGGTCATAATAATGAAACAGAGGTGGAGTATaagatacgtaagaaaaatgaaagaaaggaacagtGGAGGGAAAAGTTTATGCACGGACAATTTGTACGACAGACGGAAGAAATATTAGGGAATGAATCCTGGTTTTGGTTAAAGAAAGAAAGTCTAAAAAGGGAGACTGAGAGTCTTATTATGGCAGCACAAGAACAGGCGCTTGCAACGAATCTGATGAAAGCTAGAATATATCAAACTCAAGAGGACAGTAAATGTCGAATGTGTAGGAAGGTGGATGAAAGCATAAATCATATTGCGAGTGAATGCCGTAAATTAGCACAAAAGGAATATAAAAGGAGACATGACTTGGTGGGTAAGAAGATCCATTGGGAAGTTTGTAAAGAGGAAGGTTTCATTGTCAatgaaaagtggtatgaacatgtaCCTGAGCCAGTACTAGAGAATGAGAGATGTaaaatattatgggattttacgatacagactgatcacgttatagaggcaagaagaccggacatgattgttgttgaaaggggaaataaatgttgcaaaataatagattttTCAATACCATACGATAGCCGTATTGAGGAGAAAGAAGTCGAGAAGGTAGCGAAATACCAGGATCTagcaagagaattgaagaagttatggaaaatgaaaacaatggtaattcctattgtaatcggaacatttggaacagttccaaGAGATCTAAAGAAGAGACtagagaatattggtatagggaccaagatagacgagcttcagaaaagtgttattctgaacacggcaaggattcttaggaaggtcctagaagtttgaggagacttgttgtcaccaagcttaCTGGAGTGCGGAAGTTCCATTGGAAgtccaatgtgcgaaaacaagataataatacaATATTTACAGAGCGCTAATTTCCAATTGTCCAAAAGCGCTTTTTAAATAATTACATTAAAACTAGGGATAAACTAACGGTAAAAAGGAGATTAAAGGCTATAAAACTACAAGTCTTCAACTCAGATTTAAAAGACGAAAGGGAACTTACAATAAGATCTGAGTTCCAACGGAAGGGTATTCCAAATATCCTCTGTTCAAGAGGGAGCCAATGAAGCTGGATAAGGAAAGGAGTGACATGTTCGTATCTACTGCTAATATGAATGAGCCTTGTAGCACTATTTACGACACTCTGCAGACGTTGTAAAATACATTTTGGCTGACCATAGAGCAGCGAATTACTATAGTCTATCCTTGACGTGATGAAGGCATGAATTAGAATTTATCGTGTATCATAAGATTCTTGAAAATATTTCGAAGATGAAAGAAAGAAGACTTGCATAAAGCTTTAACATGTGAAAGCATTGACAGAGaattgttgaaaataattcaataaagaaaatgagtcaacaaaaaaatatatatatacccgAAACAAAAAGGTTAACTTGCATTAAGAATAGTAAACATTATGCCTTTATGCACCACACTCTACATAGGTGGTGCTTTTTATCTGTAGTAATTGGCTAGATCTGAGGAAGGAAGCTAGTATCATTATCCCCATCCCGAGCAGCCGAatggtatatactaaaagaaATGATAACTTAAGTGACTGTGGATATTTTCCtctacttcggtgaataataGTTGAATGGTATGTGTATATGTAATACAGGTTCTTATATACCTGTGCACGTTTTTCCGTCCCCAGTGTATCCAGGTTTACATGAGCAGATGTACGAGCCCTCTGTATTGCGACAATCGGCTTTGACGTCACATGGAAAGGGAACCTTTTGGCATTCATCAATATCTAGGTTTTAAAGAAAGGAcgtacaatgtacaatgtaaatTTGTACAATGTAAAATGTTGTACAATGTAAAAATTTAACATTGATCCTATTGTTTCTAAACGAGTCAAGTGATTTTATTAAATCATTAAAGCAAATTGGTTTACGACATGGGGACGGCAGAGGAATAATAGAACGTTGGCCCCTGACTATATTATCATAGATTTGGATTAATCGCAAGATAGTTTTGTAAATGGCTTGAGCCCAAGAGTCACATCATATCATAGTTGCACAGTCTTGGGAGGTTTGTTAACAACTCAAGACGCTAGTAGAGTCCACTTGACTATCACGTCCTCCGACTGTTCTGCTcgtcaagtaaagataaacagcaGGATCTACTATTATCAACAACCCTGATTTCATCATTAATAGGATAGATCGTAATTGGACAGTTGTACGCGGCGTCAAGCGTGCTCAAGTTGTACAACTATTAAAGAAAAGTTGAGCAGATACagctataaaaaaaattatcaacgTCATCTTCTCTGGCCTATTTTGTAATAGTTCCGATTAATTGATAATGACTTTTTTGtgtcgtacaattcagggaCTAATCGTGCTCCAAATTTCATATAGGCCTTGCGCCTCGCGCTCAGCCTATCTTGAAATTACTTGCCTGATTATTCGCTGGATGGTACTCCAATCAGTTCTATTACCATTATCAATAATAGTCTTTAACTGGACAGGCAATAATAACATTTTCCGTGTGATGTTCAGCCTTTAGAAATTACAACGGGGGAGAAAAACCTTAACTTGCATCAAGAACGGTAAACATTAATACTTCCTTTTATACACCAAGCATTCGCTCAATTGGTGTTTTCTACGTATTCTGATTGTTTAGCTCTGCCATTAATCAGTTTTTCTCTGAACAGAGTTTATGCGGGTAGATTACATAGGTATTCTTTGTGAAATATCCATTCTTTAGAAATCCTGAATGAAAAACCTCAACTTGCATCACGAATAGTAAACATCACTGATTGCTTTCTTTTATACACCACATATTCGCACAATTATTATTGACACTTTCTACGCGTTCTGAAGTGATAGCTCTGAAGTGATAAGGAAGTATTATATTGGCCACGGAGGAGCCGAATGGTATATATTAAGACAAATGCTAACCTAAATGACTTTGGTTTTATTCCCTAGGTGAATTATTGTCGAATACTATGCTGATTTGCACCTACTTACGTGGCACTACTTTAAGGTAAGATCACGCCACTGAGTATCCTGTAGATTATCAGATTTTTATTAATACTAGCTGCTTGATCGATATGTCGTTAAACTAGTCTactgaaaggaaaatattacagaaatAGATTAATGTTTTCGTGCCGGAGATAGGCTAAAAAAAGAATGCAACTGATTTCTTAAATATATACTTAAAATTTTGTTTATTGCCTTTAAGAATCCTTTAACGTTCTTGATTGGAGGTAAATGAAAGAGTAATTTGTACGTTTGCAGTTTCCATATTTATATCAAGTTGTCGCCTTTCTACCCACGCAGACTTGATGGGGTAAATGATAAATTGCAAAAATAGTTGCATCCATTAAAACAAGTAAGCGACATAACTTAATGCGCGAAGTGCAAATCATATGCAATACAGATCCTTACCTGTACATGTTTTTCCGTCCCCAGTGTATCCAACCTTACACGAACAGATGTAAGAGCCGTCTGTATTATGACAATCGGCATTGACGTCACAGGTGAAGGTAAACACTTTGCATTCATCAATATCTAGGTTTTATAGAAACGACGATCCCCagtgcaaaaaataaataaataaataactaaataaataacattaattATCTTGTATCCATGCGAGCCAAGCAATTGCATTAAATTATGAAGCAAAATTGGCCTAAGACTTGGGACGGCAGAGAACTTCTAGAACTGTGGACCCTAACTGGATTTGTTTAAAACGTAATCAATCCATAGATATTTAATACAAATATAGGTTATTGTTCCAGTTAGCAAGTCAACTATCTTGCATCCAATAGTGTAGGACAGTGATGCAATATACCATAACTGGtatcaggagctcattaagaggagcctctatctcccatacctagcctcggagtcaaccctttcccgagaagatttatttatagaacacctcccttgggagattcagcacgctcactgttgtaaaagccaatcaaaacagaggaatctcagcgtcaagggaattatgatacttttcgcgggaaaaacctgttcctaaaaataaatttactcgggaaagggttgactcaaggaattagaggagatagaggctcctcttgatgagctcctgctgGTATTACGACTTGTTGGACTGGGTCGAGCTTTAGGTAGAGGCGCATTTGCCTCCGGTCCTGGCTTGTTCCCGTACTAACACGAGATAACGAACAGTACCCACCTTCGCGTTTCATGTAGAACCTCAGTTCGTCTGTGGCGAAATCGTTGGGTTTCGTTTCCTTGGTCTTGTCATTCAATTCGCAGTTTTTTGTTAGAATGTGGAAGTTGTAACTCCTGCATTTTGGATTATTCTCACAGAGCATTTGACATTTAATAGGTCCGCTGACCACGGTGGCTTTAAAGGTGTGACCATTGAGAGCTTTGCCAGGTATTGAGACTTCAGAAGGCTTGCATTGCTGACCAGTGGTGTTACTGGCGACCATACAGGCTATCAAGTAAAGTGTGAAAAGTGTCACCGGCATCTTGTTTCCGACCTATTGAAGTAAAATTGTTGTAAATTCAATATTGTATTCTTTCATGGGGTAAAATCTCTCCATCCTCTGGAAATGTCCACAAATTAGAACGTTTGGCTCCTAAGATTTTAGCCAATGGCCTGATTGTCTTAAGGTCCTTGTGGCTTGGGGAATTACTGACACGATTATTTGAAAGCCATAAATTCTAATTCTGATCGTAGGCGTCTGAACTTTGAGTTTTCTATTAAGTAGCTTGATATGAATAAAACGCTACTCATTAGAGTGCTGTATAAACGCTGTTTCGCTGTTCACACCCTCGCGCGGCTTTGCGCATGCATGATGGGCCTTTCAAACAGTCTATTTTACGTTTTCTAACTGCAGTTTGAATGGTGCGTGAATTCTGTCATTCTCGCCATTTATACAGAAGTGCTTATCAGggattagaagagaaataagtATTTTCGCAAGCTTTCAAAACGTAGTCAGTCTAACGGATGGGTATTCTGCCTGCGCGTGCGCGAGCCATTGAAGATCGAACACAGTgcggcgccattttgtttcaCGGGGTGTGTTGTGCGGTATTTATAATTGAAGATCGGCGCTTTTGAAACACAGTTCAAGAAAGACTGAAAGATTGAAATACTGAGACTCTTGCTGTAAACAAGTCCTACACCACCACCTTGTCTACCACTTCTGGGCACATGAAAGATTTCACCAGTTGGAGTCACATCCTATATAACAAAATGTTGCATGTCATAGTCTCAGTAAGGTGACCAGCAAGttgatatgaagaaaaacacgCGTGATCATTAAGTTTTTGATATccatttattgtgaatacagttgTTGACCATTTCCTCGTATGTTATACTTCCGAAGGTCTCACAAATGAAATTATAATTTAGTTCTATACttgcaaaagtttaaaaagcttggggcttaaaatttaaaaaaaaaaaaaaatactcattGGTGTGTCAGTCTTAATACCGGAgctcgcgctctttctgtggctggacgcggctacagagccatgctacgccaacaaaagctcttgacagtcgatgcttttcgtgttcaggtacggtttggaaaatatatttttcttgcatttttcgctggtttcagtccaggtttaacataatatagctgtggtcaggaaacactggtggctacgtagttatgcaagtcaagcattggagtgatataaacttaaagctgagtgtttattttgaatttgttttgggctgctttttgctctgaattgcagtttttggtatgtcttaagatttttaattttgaatctactaaggttgcaagatgcctggacggcctatgacagaagaacagaaacgaaagaagagagaaagagaacgagaaggacaaaacggtacaccagtaatagcttaaagttggtggaagaagttattctacaaattcttttcttggacactaaaccgtttgttatttctacggatgagttatttcaagtggatgcatatttctaaaaagtggtttagtcgtttttt
Proteins encoded:
- the LOC137983820 gene encoding fibrillin-2-like yields the protein MPVTLFTLYLIACMVASNTTGQQCKPSEVSIPGKALNGHTFKATVVSGPIKCQMLCENNPKCRSYNFHILTKNCELNDKTKETKPNDFATDELRFYMKREDIDECKVFTFTCDVNADCHNTDGSYICSCKVGYTGDGKTCTDIDECQKVPFPCDVKADCRNTEGSYICSCKPGYTGDGKTCTGYSEMMFRSPYKGKSINGTLGSSVTFSWSFSGRFSIITWGLADTSNPAVLGTMLVRLSTAGKVLVEGSYSQRVSGKLVANAFSGRAIFNISGIKREDAGFYTCELYHRQGYEAKTKMDHVKLIVK